The Leucoraja erinacea ecotype New England chromosome 40, Leri_hhj_1, whole genome shotgun sequence DNA segment GCTTTAAGGTAAATCGGACTGAACGATGACTGATTGAAACTGGAGCACAGGCTGAGAAGGGAATTCAAGTCCTCCCGGGTTTAAAGGATGAGCGGGTAAAATGGGCCGCACATGAAGCTGCACGTTCAGAAGGAACAGCAAAGCACGAGCCGTGTCTCTGTAGAAAGTCACCGTGAGCAacagggatggtggtggggagggggcagcTCGTCGGGGTACGTgccacagtggggggggggggggcaaagtccGCCGTTTCTCGGGCGAGCTGCCCACGATCGTTCTGCCTGACAATCCATCTCCATCGCTCGCGGTTGAGGTGCGTGGAGCTGGCACCGTGCTCTGCGCTGGCTACTTGGTCCGAGATGTTGTATGTCGTTCCTTCTCGTCTGTACGGTCCCTCGGTGAAGCCGCGAACGCAACAAAGCAGAcgacgagagagggggagaaggggtgtgggGTTTGGACACACAGCCTCATTGTTCCTGGAattcggggagagagagagagatagcgagacggagagagacagagaaagagacgcgcacacacacacacagaccatggTGTGTGGACATCTTGTTCTACAAGTCACTGCTAGGGTGCACGAACGGCGGCTGTTCGCTCGGGCGGGCGGCGCGGCGCCACGTGATGGCGCCCAGCTCAGGCCGTGGCCACTGGGGTGGTGGCCGTGAGCGGCACCGTTGACCCACAGTCGTAATCCAAATCCACGATGGTGTGAATGTTCGTGTTCAAGCTGCTCATCGACGTTCCCGTCTGCCGGTCACGGATACTCTGGATGTAGCTCTGGAAGGGAAAGCGAGGAGAGTGAATCCCTGGCGCGGAATTCCGCAGCACAaacgagccattcggcccatctgtatccccttccctccccaccgcCTGCTAGCCCTTTCAGAACACCCCTACCTCTCTTGGTCtttcatatataatatatatatataaattaggtgcaggagtagaggccattcggcccttcgagcctgcactgccatgatcatggctgatcatccaactccgtatcctgtacctgccttctctccataccccctgatccctttagccacaagggccacatctaactcactcttaaatatagccaatgaactggcctcagattTCCGCAGATTTGCCCCCCCTGGGGTATTAACGCAATTCCAGCCCCCTCACCCACATAGCTCCATCCATACTCCAGGctgtgtccccaccccccccccccccactctcgtgctcctggaaaccggagcacccggagaaaacccacgcaggtcacggggagaacatgcaaacttcacactggagtaactcagcgggacaggcagcatctctgaagagggatctcaacccaaaacgtcactcattccctctctccagagtgtgtgtgtgtgtgtgtgcgcgcgttttgtacgttctccccgtgacctgcgtgggttttctccgggtgctccggtttcctcccacactccaaagacgtgcgggcttgtaggctaattgttagAATCTGGGAGTGTTTGAGGCCCTTCGgcctcgagtccgtgccgaccatctcCCACCCTtttacaccaatcccatttaATTCTGCCCACATTACCAAGAGTAGTGATCGTATCGAGCtgcatgaaatcatgagaggaatagatcgggtagacacacagagtatcttgcccagtgtaggggaatcgaggaccagaggacatgggttcaaggtgaaggggaaaagatctaataggaatcttgaggggtaacttttttcacacaaaagggtggtgggtgtatggaacaagctgccagaggaggtagttgaggctgggactagcacaacgtttagataggtacatggataggacaggtttggagggatatggaccaagcacaggcatgtgggactagtgtagctggaacaagctgccagaggaggtagttgaggcagggactatcgaaaCAGTTCTAgacgtgttgtctttccgctgactggttagcacgcaacagaagcttttcactgtacctcggtacatgtgacaataaacccaacTGAACAGTGCTAGCCTGGTGCGAGAGGGGAGAAGTGTTTGACTGCCCGTGTGTTACCGGTGAGAGGATGTCTCCAGCGTAGCGTTTGACCGGGTACGGCTTCCTGCGGTACGTGCCCTCGGCCTGGGCGGTTCGCCGGCGATTCTTGGCTTCCTTCTGTCGTATTCTCATCAGCTGCACCCCGCTTCTGCCGTTTACTGATGATAACTGCAGGGGAAACAAAGTCCGTCTGGTGTTATGATTCAAGTTcccgcacggagtttgcacgttctccccgtgacctgcgtggggtttccccgggtgctcccgtttcctcccacactccgaaaatgtgcaataaactctgaactacatagactattattgtaatgattgcactattattgtttgttttttacgtgtgtgtgtgtgtgcgagtgtatatgtgtgtgtgtgtctgtatatgcgtgtgtgtgtgtgtgcgtgagtgtatatgtatgtgtatgtgtgtgtgtatatgtgtaataCATGTATGtgcgtgagtgtatatgtgtatgtgtgtgtgtgtgtgtgtgtgtgtgtgtgtgtatgtgtgtgtgtgtgtgtgtgtgtgtgtgtgtgtatgtgtgtgtgtgtgagtgtatatgtgtgtgtgtgtgtgtatgtgtgagtgtgtatgtgtatgtgtgtatgtgtgtgcgtgtgtgtgtgtgtgtgtgtgtgtgtgtgtgtgtgtgtgtgtgtgtgtgtgtgtgtgtgtgtgtgtgtgtgtgtgtgcgtgagtgtatatgtgtgtgtgtgcgtgagtgtgtgtgtgtgagtgcgagtgtgtatgtgtgtgtgtgcgtgtatgtgtgtgtgtatgtgtgtgtgtgtgtgtgtgtgtgtgtgtgtgtgtgtgtgtgtgtgtgtgtgtgtgtgtgtgtgtgtgtgtgtgtgtgtgtgtgcgtgtgtgtgtgtgtgtgtgtgtgtgtgtgcgtgtgtgtgtgtgtccgtgtgtgtgtgggtgtccgtgtgtgtgtgtgtgtatgtcgtgtaagtgtgtgtgtgtgtgtgtgagtgtgtgtgcgtgtgcgtgtgtgcgtgtgtccgtgtgtgtgtgtgtgcacgtgtatgtgtgtgtgtgtgtgcgtgtgccctCTCCCTGGCACCCACAGTCGCGTGACCTTACCCTCAGTGTGTGAGAAACCTTCTGCGGTCAGCTTCCACTGGACGATGATGCCCAGAATGCTCATCAGCGGCCAGATGCCCAGGATGGCCCAGCTGTACCAGCAAATGGGAATCGAGGGGGTGATCTTCAGCCTCTCGTAGACGTACTGTGccaggagcagcagctcgatgaaaTAGTCCACAGTCAGGGTGATGATGGCACCTCCAAAGACAGCGGTGGAGATGATGGTGAACAGCTTCTGCCACTGCAAGGTGAGCACGGCAAACAGCATGCCGACTCCGATGAGCAGGCCCAGCGGCACCCAGATGGTGTGTGGGTGGTAGAACTGTTCCATCAGCACCAGGGTGACGGTGGccagcagcaggcccagcaccagGCCGATCATGAAGAGGCCCACACTGCGCACCAGCATGGTGACCAGGCCGCACAGGATGCCAATGCCCAGCCCGATGCCTGCGCTCGCCTCCACACTCAGCTCAATGTCCAACACCCGCTCCTTGTAGCACAGTAGAAAGATGATGATGGAGCCAAACATCAGGCCACACAGGAACATGACCGCCTTGAAACAGCGGTAACCTGCAACCAAGATTAACCGAGAAACGCCACGTTATAAATCAGCCAGacgtaaaaacagcttttatccacgacacgacagccaaaaatctgtagcctccctttgatctggtattttgttggttcacatgcctgatcaatggtgttttatcattcatgttttaaTATTATTAGTGTTTTCAGAGTCATTCGTAAATGTCACTgggtgtcatgttgttacttgtgggcggagcaccaaggcaaattccttgtatgtgaatacttggccaagaaacatatgcccatgtcccacttaggaaacctgaacggaaacctcgggagactttgcgccccacccaaggtttccgtgcggttcccggaggttgcaggtggttgctggaggttgcaggtggttgccggaggttgcaggtagtggaagcaggtagggggactgacaagaacctccgggaaccgcacggaaaacttgggtggggcgcaaagtctccagaggtttccgttcaggtttcctaagtgggacaggggcattacttactTACTAAAACTTACTTAACTCCAGAGGCAGATACACTGAAGGCATTAAAGacggatacaaaacgctggagtaattcagcgggacaggcagcatctctggagagaaggaatgggtgacgtttcaggtccaaacctttcttcagtctgaagaagggtctcgacctgaaacgtcacccgttccttctctccagagatgctgcctgacccgctgagttactccagcatgttgtgcctatcttcggtttaaaccagcatctgcagttccttccctctcaCCAGCTGTGTAAACTCCACCGTGACAGCAGTGGGGAGTCGAGTCACCTTGCCAGTTAACTTGCCAGTTCCTAATTAACTTTCCAATTCCACCAACAATCATAAGATTGGGCGGTTATTGAACAAGCAATGTGTTTCACCAACACGTTTTGCTGCTTTCCAGACCAAATCTTATACAATAGCAGAGACTGGGCTTTTATTATTATTGagccattacattttttttagacaatagacaatagacaataggtgcaggaataggccattcggcccttcgagccagcaccgccattcaatgtgatcatggctgatcatccccaatcagtaccccgttcctgccttctccccatatcccctgactccactatctttaaaagccctatctagctctctcttgaaagcatccatcctccaccgccctctgaggcagagaattccacagactcaccactctgtgagaaaaagtgtttcctcgcctccgttctaaatggtcgactccttattcttaaactgtgtgtggcccctggttctggactccccctacatcgagaacatgtttcatgcctctagcgtgaacaatcttatatgtctcaatgagatccccctcatccttctaaactccagagtgtacaagcccagctgctccattctctcagcatatgacagtcctgccatcccgggaattaaccttgtgaacctacgctgcactcactcaatagcaattccgtttagtttagagctacagcatagaaacaggccgttcaaccCACCAAAGGCAGTACAGTGGTAGagaaccgggttccatcctgactacgggcgctgtctgtacggagtttgcacgttctccccgtgacctgcgtgggttttctctgggtgctccggtttcctcccacactccaaagacgtgcaggtttgtaggttaattggcttgggtaaaaattgtaaattgtccctagtcagtGCATcgttgatcggtgcggactcggtgggccaaagggcctgtttccgcgctgtatctctaaacaaaactacaggAGCCAAATAGTCCCTCAAATCTATTCTGTTGTTCTAGAAGATTGCGGCCATTCTTCCTCAACTCGTTCCTGCTTGATACTCGTGTTTCTCAATTCCAAAGTATGGATGTCAGCCTTGGAGATACTCAAGAACCTCATCGGTCAGAATAGGTTCACTACTCTTGGCTCAAGCCCACAATACTCAGCCCCATCAGCAGAGGGAGCCAGTGTGCCTTGGCAGGAACAAAGTCACCACATCGAGCAAAACACActaaggtggacaaaattgctggagaaactcagcgggtgcagcagcatctatggagcgaaggagataggtaacgtttcggaccgaaactcttcttcaggctcGGAGCAAAACACACTGCTTCCGAcccgacctgtaacgtcacccatccatcccctccacagatgctgcctgacccgctgagttactccagcactttgtgtctatctttggggtaaaccggcatctgcagttccttcctacactttactgtttagtttagagatacagcatggaaacaggcccttcggcccagcaagttaGCACCACAAACATCGATCAGTTCTATGTTGTCCTACACAATCTgggggcaagttacagaagccaattaacctacaaacccgcacgcctttggcatgtgggaggaatgacgtctgtggaggccaaggcagagatagatagattctcgattagtacgggtgtcaggggttatggggagaagatggaaagttaggtcagccatcattgaatgacggagaggactcgatgggccgaatggcccaattctgctccgagaacttatgcaattggagaaaactcatgcgggtcatggggagaaggtacaaactccgtacagacagcgcccgtagtcgggatcgaacccgggtccctgtcgctgtgaggcagcaactctacccgctgtgccaccatgccgattAGTTCAACTAACCACTGGTAATTCCCAATACACAACAGCAGGGCACATACAGTGCTAATTTTACCCAGTGCAGTGAAGGAAACTGAGGGAGAGGCCATGAGAAAGAGCCCAGGGTAAAATGTGTGGCATCTGTTAAAAGATGGAAACATGCAGATAGTTTTGGCGCATCAGGTTTCTCTGCAGCTGTGTGTGCTAAACAGTTAAACAGTATCCCCATTAAACCTTTCCACCTTCTTCTCCCTTCCTTCCTACATTCATCGGCAATAACTGTCAGAGCTGACTCCATTCAGAATCAGGCACAGGGAACGGCTGTCGAGTTTCGAGCTAAGTCATCTGGATGAGAAGAATCCAAAGTTGGCCCATGCCTTGCTTAATTCTATGAAGTAATCAGGACGTCTAATTCTTTCCCCGTCTTGGCCTTCTCAGTAAATCGGAGCAGCAAACTTCTTCATAGTTTGGAAAGAGCGGCCATTTTGTAAACCATCGCATTCAAAATGGAGGCTGCAATCACCACCAGTGacctattgtttaagaaggaactgcagatgctggaaaatggaaggtagacaaaaatg contains these protein-coding regions:
- the LOC129714628 gene encoding LOW QUALITY PROTEIN: transmembrane protein 198-like (The sequence of the model RefSeq protein was modified relative to this genomic sequence to represent the inferred CDS: deleted 1 base in 1 codon), encoding MTSTLFDPNLVDTGQEAPDPHPCDLQAEREYQLIPSIICAMCCLFGIIYCFFGYRCFKAVMFLCGLMFGSIIIFLLCYKERVLDIELSVEASAGIGLGIGILCGLVTMLVRSVGLFMIGLVLGLLLATVTLVLMEQFYHPHTIWVPLGLLIGVGMLFAVLTLQWQKLFTIISTAVFGGAIITLTVDYFIELLLLAQYVYERLKITPSIPICWYSWAILGIWPLMSILGIIVQWKLTAEGFSHTEVIISKRQKRVQLMRIRQKEAKNRRRTAQAEGTYRRKPYPVKRYAGDILSPSYIQSIRDRQTGTSMSSLNTNIHTIVDLDYDCGSTVPLTATTPVATA